A genomic window from Sebastes fasciatus isolate fSebFas1 chromosome 7, fSebFas1.pri, whole genome shotgun sequence includes:
- the cep164 gene encoding uncharacterized protein cep164 isoform X3 has protein sequence MMRAIHPLNKRSKSTQERLALIPTVSRSSCGWPGKASLPLCLPSGNLGAEVTPLLSPLLPHSQDVTGDIYYFNFSSGQSTWDHPCDEHYRGLVAQERERAQLTAAVAGGTGAKKDKDKKKKKEKKEKKEKKKKEPLKTPGALSSSLGPLPSPLGSLAPLRGLDVPGPLPGSAPPLRRSLGSSGGLEPLKKSLGAPRSSGTSSVLGGRQEERVSLALPGFDDDDDDDKISDNESSPRGSDRLLKNLHLDLDALGGGLQYEDSEASGGAPAEERTEPELQDLALSGDHSPEPPSQQDSVRGRHLRLTSLAGRRNHVSKEGARPEQELNEVVEEEQEEDVQREKGEDEGGGEAEEGGTEEKGEVGNELEDGEAQDEEADERKSKEEMEEEQGGSKKSIGSNKEEEELESDEVEEECCEGGDEDIDEENCVKTKDKEENVESDEAVESLTEEKEEVQEEDVQREKGEDEGGGEAEEGGTEEKREVGNELEDGEAQDEEADERKSKEEMEEEQGGSKKSIESKKEEEELESDEVEEECCEGVDEDIGEENCVKTKDKEENVESDEAVESLTEEKEEMQAEEEKQKFEEGSEEVVEKCFKSDRGGGSEKGDKERDELEGSVDDEEGRDESEEEEQEVNSEREQEKEKEEEEEEEEEEEEEENDDALERCSLSQRKLSESDEEVLERLEGDDESDTSKPQTASEDEEEVVEVFETGTSRDQPAKQSKETMPSDLKTLDQKRKTGKMENVTKKSPLPAEESEASENIEEASSSIDVKLSEKVLDINDLSAAVSPLERDGKEETKEEEENGGEAKTKKAEAAKRHLQAAGKDKPPAPKVDRLVLHQSSPSPSLSSPSHSEQGVGLRLKTENLGTSPGLQRPETSRGRLVRTSNTQHEDAELPLQNHESPLEEEPSWRIQKGRKKEEEEEEERKRAEREERSLRERKEVREERKTDRDVEDEREDMMKEKEKRMRLLQEELRREEEEEERKLKEESEERLRALQQRLLSKRREEEARLNEESDRTLEELRESAHGKRERQQHQLREESEVMLKELRITLEEERAAERDRLEAQKRKDTERLRAESEEELQAERRRIQGEREEKLNSLKHEVKIPERRRELMSPRPEQQLSEYHRELADVLKEVRDEVQRDHERKLEQLREDHRREINSIREKYLDEETGQRARLLSSLQDDREHLQASHAIELEKLRLQLNTQIQKTQLTHSRKESELEDLADQMELRAKELKSQEAMLHTKAADLKRRRKKLGEEEEEVDRQIEALPRLIQERDQLTEELERMREEKHQARELLQRAREERSEAKEGEERLRLERHRDREESRRTNEDKERLESKVALLQDRCDRLTRTVSELEQSEGVSASPRPEPKHDKKKAEKAEATAPPGDIRDSSLHVEDLDEPPCSPVPDSHSSMDEFRRYISSHGASIQKTKQFLERESGRLMERQAALRAAQSSSSQDPNQGGGVTEEMIRNLQQEARNVVELQRTVQRGNTLLRRKEEQLQQLESSIAEEPPFEDLSRLAGERKVTFDVTESDLSSTVDPPDGTGGNLTVPDKVQELAESLQHISRQLNTVLSALGSLAQRQSPTPYTAFPLPLSQPHSTPTATFTSAPHPPMRLSEPSWHWVPQSTSAAAPLFSTPISSGLRASDDLINSRWSQIFPRAAMDPIASSPMGTTSAYPSYTPASEHGRSLQYMQKSVEVDGQRLQGLIDVNKRWLEMRKKDTSIPLFTRYQAPPTKSSLVQLGLDDNNQIRVYHY, from the exons ATGATGAGAGCTATACACCCTCTGAACAAG aGATCCAAGAGTACGCAAGAGAGATTGGCATTGATCCCGACGGTGAGCCGGAGCTCCTGTGGCTGGCCAGGGAAGGCATCGTTGCCCCTCTGCCTCCCGAGTGGAAACCTTG GTGCCGAAGtgactcccctcctctcccccctcctcccccacagCCAGGATGTGACGGGGGACATCTACTATTTCAACTTCTCCTCGGGCCAGTCCACCTGGGATCACCCCTGCGACGAGCACTACCGGGGCCTGGTGGCCCAGGAGCGTGAGCGCGCCCAGCTCACGGCCGCCGTCGCAGGAGGCACGGGGGCGAAGAAGGAcaaggacaagaagaagaagaaagaaaagaaggagaagaaagagaaaaagaagaaggagcCACTCAAGACTCCTGGA GCACTGAGTTCATCCCTGGGACCGCTACCATCCCCGCTGGGCAGCCTGGCTCctctgagaggtctggatgtcCCCGGTCCACTGCCTGGTTCTGCCCCTCCTCTCCGGCGGTCCCTCGGCAGCTCCGGAGGACTGGAGCCCCTAAAGAAATCCCTTGGG GCCCCTCGGAGCAGTGGAACATCGAGTGTTCTGGGCGGCAGGCAGGAGGAGAGGGTGTCTCTCGCTCTGCCTGgctttgatgatgatgacgatgatgataaAATCTCAGATAATGAG TCAAGTCCTCGTGGTTCAGACCGGTTATTGAAGAACCTTCATCTCGACCTGGATGCCCTTGGAGGAGGCCTACAGTATGAG gACAGTGAAGCCAGTGGTGGAGCTCCAGCTGAGGAGAGAACAGAGCCAGAGTTGCAGGACTTGGCTCTATCTGGAGACCACAGCCCCGAACCTCCATCccaacag GACTCTGTGAGGGGCCGCCACCTCCGCCTGACCTCACTTGCGGGCCGCAGAAACCATGTCAGTAAGGAGGGGGCACGTCCTGAACAAGAGTTAAatgaggtggtggaggaggagcaggaggaggatgttcagagagagaagggagaggatgaaggaggaggggaagcagaggagggagggacggaggagaaaggagaggtaGGAAATGAGCTGGAAGATGGAGAGGCACAGGACGAGGAAGCAGATGAGAGAAAAAGCaaagaagagatggaggaggagcagggaggaaGTAAAAAGTCTATAGGAAGCaataaagaagaggaggaattaGAGAGTGATGAGGTAGAAGAGGAATGCTGCGAAGGCGGTGATGAAGACATAGATGAGGAAAATTGCGTTAAGACCAAAGACAAAGAAGAGAACGTAGAGAGTGACGAGGCAGTGGAGAGTTTAacggaggagaaggaagaggtgcaggaggaggatgttcagagagagaagggagaggatgaaggaggaggggaagcagaggagggagggacggaggagaaaagagaggtAGGAAATGAGCTGGAAGATGGAGAGGCACAGGACGAGGAAGCAGATGAGAGAAAAAGCaaagaagagatggaggaggagcagggaggaaGTAAAAAGTCTATAGAGAgcaagaaagaagaggaggaattaGAGAGCGATGAGGTAGAGGAGGAATGCTGTGAAGGCGTTGATGAAGACATAGGTGAGGAAAATTGCGTTAAGACCAAAGACAAAGAAGAGAACGTGGAGAGTGACGAGGCAGTGGAGAGTTTaacggaggagaaggaggagatgcAAGcggaagaagaaaaacagaaatttgAGGAAGGTAGCGAGGAAGTTGTGGAGAAATGCTTCAAAAGTGATCGAGGTGGAGGGAGTGAGAAAGGTGACAAAGAGAGGGATGAGCTTGAGGGAAGCGTAGATGACGAAGAAGGGCGGGATGAgagcgaggaagaggagcaggaggtaAATAGCGAAAGAGAGcaagagaaggaaaaagaggaggaggaggaagaggaggaggaggaggaagaggaggagaacgaTGACGCTTTGGAAAGATGCTCCCTGAGTCAGAGGAAGCTGTCAGAGAGTGACGAGGAGGTGTTAGAGAGACTGGAAGGAGACGACGAATCAGATACCTCAAAGCCCCAAACTGCAtcggaggatgaggaggaagtcGTGGAGGTCTTTGAGACTGGAACGTCTCGGGACCAAccagcaaagcaaagcaaggaGACGATGCCGAGTGACCTTAAAACGCTTGACCAAAAGAGAAAAACTGGCAAGATGGAGAATGTGACAAAAAAATCCCCCCTTCCTGCAGAG GAGTCTGAGGCCAGTGAGAACATTGAGGAGGCTTCATCCTCCATAGATGTCAAG CTGTCGGAGAAGGTTCTGGACATCAACGACCTGTCCGCCGCCGTCAGTCCACTGGAGAGAGACGGcaaagaggaaacaaaagaggaagaggagaatggAGGGGAGGCAAAGACAAAGAAGGCAGAGGCTGCCAAgag GCATTTGCAGGCTGCTGGCAAAGACAAACCTCCAGCTCCGAAAGTTGACCGACTCGTCCTCCATCAGTCCAGCCCTTCGCCCTCCCTCTCCAGCCCGTCCCACTCAGAGCAAGGTGTCGGGCTCCGTCTAAAAACTGAAAACCTCGGCACGTCTCCGGGGCTACAAAGGCCTGAGACCTCCAGAGGTCGGCTGGTCCGCACCTCCAACACTCAACACGAAGACGCTGAACTCCCCTTACAAAACCATGAGAGCCCACTGGAAGAAGAGCCAAGCTGGAGAATCCAGAaagggaggaagaaagaggaggaggaggaggaggagaggaagagggcagaacgagaggagaggagtctgagagagaggaaggaggtgagGGAGGAAAGGAAGACTGATCGAGATGTGGAGGACGAGAGGGAGGATatgatgaaggagaaggagaagagaatGCGTCTCCtccaggaggagctgaggagagaggaggaggaggaggagaggaagctgAAGGAGGAGAGCGAGGAAAGACTGAG GGCTCTGCAGCAGCGTCTCCTGTccaagaggagagaggaggaggccaGGCTGAATGAGGAGTCAGATAGGACGCTGGAGGAGCTCAGAGAGTCTGCCCACGggaagagggagaggcagcAACACCAACTCAG GGAGGAGAGCGAGGTCATGTTGAAGGAGTTACGCATCACTCTAGAGGAAGAGCGAGCAGCGGAGCGCGACAGACTGGAGGCCCAGAAGAGGAAGGACACCGAGCGTCTGAGGGCGGAGTCggaagaggagctgcaggcggagaggaggagaatccagggagagagggaggagaagctGAACTCTCTGAAACACGAG GTCAAAAtcccagagaggaggagggagctcATGAGTCCACGTCCTGAACAGCAGCTGTCGGAGTACCACCGAGAG CTGGCTGATGTTCTTAAGGAAGTGCGGGATGAAGTGCAGCGTGATCACGAGAGGAAGCTGGAGCAGCTGAGAGAGGACCACAGGAGAGAGATAAACAGCATCAGAGAGAAATACCTGGACGAG GAGACTGGTCAGAGGGCGCGCTTGCTTTCTAGTCTGCAGGACGACAGAGAGCATCTTCAGGCCTCGCACGCCATCGAACTGGAGAAACTCCGCTTGCAGCTcaacacacagatacaaaagACACAGCTGACGCACTCACGCAAG GAGTCAGAACTGGAGGATCTGGCAGATCAGATGGAGCTGAGAGCCAAAGAGCTGAAGAGCCAGGAGGCCATGCTGCACACCAAG GCAGCAGatctgaagaggaggaggaagaagcttggggaggaagaggaggaagtggacagacagatagag GCCTTACCCCGGCTGATCCAGGAGAGAGACCAGCTGacggaggagctggagaggatgagagaggagaaacaTCAAGCCAGAGAACTCCTCCAGAGagcgagggaggagaggagtgaggccaaggagggggaggagaggctGAGGttggagagacacagagacagggaAGAGAGCAGGAGGACTAATGAGGACAAGGAGCGACTGGAGAGTAAGGTGGCGCTGCTGCAGGACAGATGCGATCGTCTAACTCGAACAGTCAG TGAGCTGGAGCAAAGTGAAGGAGTGAGCGCCTCCCCCAGACCAGAACCGAAACATGACAAAAAGAAGGCAGAGAAAGCAGAGGCGACGGCGCCCCCCGGTGACATTAGAGACTCATCGCTACATGTAGAAGACCTGGACGAGCCGCCATGCTCCCCTGTACCTGACAGCCACAGCAGCATGGACGA ATTCCGACGCTACATCTCTTCGCATGGCGCATCCATCCAAAAAACCAAACAATTCTTGGAGAGGGAGAGCGGCCGGCTGATGGAGAGACAGGCAGCTCTGCGGGCGGCCCAGAGCAGCTCCTCCCAGGACCCCAACCAGGGTGGAGGGGTGACTGAGGAGATGATAAGAAACCTCCAGCAG GAGGCCAGAAACGTGGTGGAGCTGCAGCGGACGgttcagagaggaaacactcTCCTGCGGAGGAAAGAGGAGCAACTCCAGCAGCTAGAGAGCTCCATAGCTGAAGAG CCGCCGTTTGAGGATCTGTCTCGGCTGGCAGGAGAGAGGAAGGTGACCTTTGATGTGACTGAATCTGACCTCAGCAGCACTGTGGACCCACCAGATGGGACAG GAGGTAATCTCACTGTCCCGGACAAAGTCCAGGAGTTAGCAGAGTCCCTGCAGCATATCTCAAGGCAGCTCAACACTGTCCTGAGTGCGTTGGGTTCACTGGCCCAGAGGCAGAGCCCCACACCCTACACAGCCTTCCCTCTGCCTCTGTCTCAACCACACTCCACCCCAACCGCCACCTTCACCTCTGCTCCGCATCCCCCAATGAGGCTCTCAGAGCCGTCCTGGCACTGGGTGCCCCAAAGCACCTCCGCAGCCGCCCCTCTCTTCAGTACCCCCATCAGCAGCGGGCTGAGGGCTTCCGACGATCTCATCAACAGCCGATGGAGCCAGATATTCCCCA GAGCAGCTATGGACCCGATCGCCTCCAGCCCCATGGGGACGACCTCCGCATACCCATCATATACTCCTGCTAG TGAACATGGTCGTAGCCTGCAGTACATGCAGAAGTCGGTGGAGGTTGATGGCCAGAGGCTGCAGGGGCTGATTGACGTCAACAAGAGGTGGCTGGAAATGCGCAAGAAAGACACCAGCAT ACCTCTGTTCACTCGCTATCAAGCTCCTCCAACCAAGAGCAGCCTGGTCCAGCTGGGCCTGGACGATAACAACCAGATCAGAGTCTATCATTACTGA
- the cep164 gene encoding uncharacterized protein cep164 isoform X4 has product MTAAALIGDQLILEEDYDESYTPSEQEIQEYAREIGIDPDGEPELLWLAREGIVAPLPPEWKPCQDVTGDIYYFNFSSGQSTWDHPCDEHYRGLVAQERERAQLTAAVAGGTGAKKDKDKKKKKEKKEKKEKKKKEPLKTPGALSSSLGPLPSPLGSLAPLRGLDVPGPLPGSAPPLRRSLGSSGGLEPLKKSLGAPRSSGTSSVLGGRQEERVSLALPGFDDDDDDDKISDNESSPRGSDRLLKNLHLDLDALGGGLQYEDSEASGGAPAEERTEPELQDLALSGDHSPEPPSQQESEASENIEEASSSIDVKLSEKVLDINDLSAAVSPLERDGKEETKEEEENGGEAKTKKAEAAKRHLQAAGKDKPPAPKVDRLVLHQSSPSPSLSSPSHSEQGVGLRLKTENLGTSPGLQRPETSRGRLVRTSNTQHEDAELPLQNHESPLEEEPSWRIQKGRKKEEEEEEERKRAEREERSLRERKEVREERKTDRDVEDEREDMMKEKEKRMRLLQEELRREEEEEERKLKEESEERLRALQQRLLSKRREEEARLNEESDRTLEELRESAHGKRERQQHQLREESEVMLKELRITLEEERAAERDRLEAQKRKDTERLRAESEEELQAERRRIQGEREEKLNSLKHEVKIPERRRELMSPRPEQQLSEYHRELADVLKEVRDEVQRDHERKLEQLREDHRREINSIREKYLDEETGQRARLLSSLQDDREHLQASHAIELEKLRLQLNTQIQKTQLTHSRKESELEDLADQMELRAKELKSQEAMLHTKAADLKRRRKKLGEEEEEVDRQIEALPRLIQERDQLTEELERMREEKHQARELLQRAREERSEAKEGEERLRLERHRDREESRRTNEDKERLESKVALLQDRCDRLTRTVSELEQSEGVSASPRPEPKHDKKKAEKAEATAPPGDIRDSSLHVEDLDEPPCSPVPDSHSSMDEFRRYISSHGASIQKTKQFLERESGRLMERQAALRAAQSSSSQDPNQGGGVTEEMIRNLQQEARNVVELQRTVQRGNTLLRRKEEQLQQLESSIAEEPPFEDLSRLAGERKVTFDVTESDLSSTVDPPDGTGGNLTVPDKVQELAESLQHISRQLNTVLSALGSLAQRQSPTPYTAFPLPLSQPHSTPTATFTSAPHPPMRLSEPSWHWVPQSTSAAAPLFSTPISSGLRASDDLINSRWSQIFPRAAMDPIASSPMGTTSAYPSYTPASEHGRSLQYMQKSVEVDGQRLQGLIDVNKRWLEMRKKDTSIPLFTRYQAPPTKSSLVQLGLDDNNQIRVYHY; this is encoded by the exons ATGACTGCAGCTGCTCTCATAGGAGACCAGCTGATCCTTGAAGAGGACTATGATGAGAGCTATACACCCTCTGAACAAG aGATCCAAGAGTACGCAAGAGAGATTGGCATTGATCCCGACGGTGAGCCGGAGCTCCTGTGGCTGGCCAGGGAAGGCATCGTTGCCCCTCTGCCTCCCGAGTGGAAACCTTG CCAGGATGTGACGGGGGACATCTACTATTTCAACTTCTCCTCGGGCCAGTCCACCTGGGATCACCCCTGCGACGAGCACTACCGGGGCCTGGTGGCCCAGGAGCGTGAGCGCGCCCAGCTCACGGCCGCCGTCGCAGGAGGCACGGGGGCGAAGAAGGAcaaggacaagaagaagaagaaagaaaagaaggagaagaaagagaaaaagaagaaggagcCACTCAAGACTCCTGGA GCACTGAGTTCATCCCTGGGACCGCTACCATCCCCGCTGGGCAGCCTGGCTCctctgagaggtctggatgtcCCCGGTCCACTGCCTGGTTCTGCCCCTCCTCTCCGGCGGTCCCTCGGCAGCTCCGGAGGACTGGAGCCCCTAAAGAAATCCCTTGGG GCCCCTCGGAGCAGTGGAACATCGAGTGTTCTGGGCGGCAGGCAGGAGGAGAGGGTGTCTCTCGCTCTGCCTGgctttgatgatgatgacgatgatgataaAATCTCAGATAATGAG TCAAGTCCTCGTGGTTCAGACCGGTTATTGAAGAACCTTCATCTCGACCTGGATGCCCTTGGAGGAGGCCTACAGTATGAG gACAGTGAAGCCAGTGGTGGAGCTCCAGCTGAGGAGAGAACAGAGCCAGAGTTGCAGGACTTGGCTCTATCTGGAGACCACAGCCCCGAACCTCCATCccaacag GAGTCTGAGGCCAGTGAGAACATTGAGGAGGCTTCATCCTCCATAGATGTCAAG CTGTCGGAGAAGGTTCTGGACATCAACGACCTGTCCGCCGCCGTCAGTCCACTGGAGAGAGACGGcaaagaggaaacaaaagaggaagaggagaatggAGGGGAGGCAAAGACAAAGAAGGCAGAGGCTGCCAAgag GCATTTGCAGGCTGCTGGCAAAGACAAACCTCCAGCTCCGAAAGTTGACCGACTCGTCCTCCATCAGTCCAGCCCTTCGCCCTCCCTCTCCAGCCCGTCCCACTCAGAGCAAGGTGTCGGGCTCCGTCTAAAAACTGAAAACCTCGGCACGTCTCCGGGGCTACAAAGGCCTGAGACCTCCAGAGGTCGGCTGGTCCGCACCTCCAACACTCAACACGAAGACGCTGAACTCCCCTTACAAAACCATGAGAGCCCACTGGAAGAAGAGCCAAGCTGGAGAATCCAGAaagggaggaagaaagaggaggaggaggaggaggagaggaagagggcagaacgagaggagaggagtctgagagagaggaaggaggtgagGGAGGAAAGGAAGACTGATCGAGATGTGGAGGACGAGAGGGAGGATatgatgaaggagaaggagaagagaatGCGTCTCCtccaggaggagctgaggagagaggaggaggaggaggagaggaagctgAAGGAGGAGAGCGAGGAAAGACTGAG GGCTCTGCAGCAGCGTCTCCTGTccaagaggagagaggaggaggccaGGCTGAATGAGGAGTCAGATAGGACGCTGGAGGAGCTCAGAGAGTCTGCCCACGggaagagggagaggcagcAACACCAACTCAG GGAGGAGAGCGAGGTCATGTTGAAGGAGTTACGCATCACTCTAGAGGAAGAGCGAGCAGCGGAGCGCGACAGACTGGAGGCCCAGAAGAGGAAGGACACCGAGCGTCTGAGGGCGGAGTCggaagaggagctgcaggcggagaggaggagaatccagggagagagggaggagaagctGAACTCTCTGAAACACGAG GTCAAAAtcccagagaggaggagggagctcATGAGTCCACGTCCTGAACAGCAGCTGTCGGAGTACCACCGAGAG CTGGCTGATGTTCTTAAGGAAGTGCGGGATGAAGTGCAGCGTGATCACGAGAGGAAGCTGGAGCAGCTGAGAGAGGACCACAGGAGAGAGATAAACAGCATCAGAGAGAAATACCTGGACGAG GAGACTGGTCAGAGGGCGCGCTTGCTTTCTAGTCTGCAGGACGACAGAGAGCATCTTCAGGCCTCGCACGCCATCGAACTGGAGAAACTCCGCTTGCAGCTcaacacacagatacaaaagACACAGCTGACGCACTCACGCAAG GAGTCAGAACTGGAGGATCTGGCAGATCAGATGGAGCTGAGAGCCAAAGAGCTGAAGAGCCAGGAGGCCATGCTGCACACCAAG GCAGCAGatctgaagaggaggaggaagaagcttggggaggaagaggaggaagtggacagacagatagag GCCTTACCCCGGCTGATCCAGGAGAGAGACCAGCTGacggaggagctggagaggatgagagaggagaaacaTCAAGCCAGAGAACTCCTCCAGAGagcgagggaggagaggagtgaggccaaggagggggaggagaggctGAGGttggagagacacagagacagggaAGAGAGCAGGAGGACTAATGAGGACAAGGAGCGACTGGAGAGTAAGGTGGCGCTGCTGCAGGACAGATGCGATCGTCTAACTCGAACAGTCAG TGAGCTGGAGCAAAGTGAAGGAGTGAGCGCCTCCCCCAGACCAGAACCGAAACATGACAAAAAGAAGGCAGAGAAAGCAGAGGCGACGGCGCCCCCCGGTGACATTAGAGACTCATCGCTACATGTAGAAGACCTGGACGAGCCGCCATGCTCCCCTGTACCTGACAGCCACAGCAGCATGGACGA ATTCCGACGCTACATCTCTTCGCATGGCGCATCCATCCAAAAAACCAAACAATTCTTGGAGAGGGAGAGCGGCCGGCTGATGGAGAGACAGGCAGCTCTGCGGGCGGCCCAGAGCAGCTCCTCCCAGGACCCCAACCAGGGTGGAGGGGTGACTGAGGAGATGATAAGAAACCTCCAGCAG GAGGCCAGAAACGTGGTGGAGCTGCAGCGGACGgttcagagaggaaacactcTCCTGCGGAGGAAAGAGGAGCAACTCCAGCAGCTAGAGAGCTCCATAGCTGAAGAG CCGCCGTTTGAGGATCTGTCTCGGCTGGCAGGAGAGAGGAAGGTGACCTTTGATGTGACTGAATCTGACCTCAGCAGCACTGTGGACCCACCAGATGGGACAG GAGGTAATCTCACTGTCCCGGACAAAGTCCAGGAGTTAGCAGAGTCCCTGCAGCATATCTCAAGGCAGCTCAACACTGTCCTGAGTGCGTTGGGTTCACTGGCCCAGAGGCAGAGCCCCACACCCTACACAGCCTTCCCTCTGCCTCTGTCTCAACCACACTCCACCCCAACCGCCACCTTCACCTCTGCTCCGCATCCCCCAATGAGGCTCTCAGAGCCGTCCTGGCACTGGGTGCCCCAAAGCACCTCCGCAGCCGCCCCTCTCTTCAGTACCCCCATCAGCAGCGGGCTGAGGGCTTCCGACGATCTCATCAACAGCCGATGGAGCCAGATATTCCCCA GAGCAGCTATGGACCCGATCGCCTCCAGCCCCATGGGGACGACCTCCGCATACCCATCATATACTCCTGCTAG TGAACATGGTCGTAGCCTGCAGTACATGCAGAAGTCGGTGGAGGTTGATGGCCAGAGGCTGCAGGGGCTGATTGACGTCAACAAGAGGTGGCTGGAAATGCGCAAGAAAGACACCAGCAT ACCTCTGTTCACTCGCTATCAAGCTCCTCCAACCAAGAGCAGCCTGGTCCAGCTGGGCCTGGACGATAACAACCAGATCAGAGTCTATCATTACTGA